A stretch of the Sorangium aterium genome encodes the following:
- a CDS encoding ABC-F family ATP-binding cassette domain-containing protein: MLGTSNLAKSFGDRTLFEGVSLKLNAGSRYGLVGANGSGKTTFLKIVAGDEPASDGSVSFPKDARVGVLRQDRFLSDDQIILDLAMMGDRVVWEALVESRQLAEDGGDAGRVADLEDRIRAHDGYTLEARASAVLEGLGIPVEAHRRPLSTLSGGFKLRVLLAQVLLGGADVLLLDEPTNHLDILSIRWLEKFLAGYKGCALVISHDQRFLDNVATHILDVDYETITLYTGNYAAFVVEKQAIRERKQAEIARAEKIIADKRAFVERFGAKATKARQAQSRLKQIEKIEVEELADTSRRSPVFRFAIQRPSGRDVLEAKGISKSYGAKQVLRDVSLSVRRGERVAVIGPNGLGKSTLLKILVGRLAADAGGASWGHEARVGYFAQDHRELLVDGSMTPLSFLWAACPDESPSYVRGQLGKALFSGNDVEKSVGSLSGGEAARLIFCRIIVERPNVLVLDEPTNHLDLEAIQGLVEGLKAFEGTVLFVSHDRYFVSELATRILEVTPSGPRDFPGTYEEYLAGCGDDHLDADTVVLKAKRDHQKAAAPAEAGGSWEEQKRRRNRQKELPARRDKVLASIEAAEARKKAIHDLYCSDGFFERTGQAEIAALQAEDEALGPRIDALMAEWEQIEQEIAELGAVQAQ, from the coding sequence ATGCTCGGAACCTCGAACCTCGCAAAATCATTCGGTGATCGGACCCTCTTCGAGGGCGTCTCGCTCAAGCTGAACGCCGGGTCCCGCTACGGCCTGGTGGGCGCGAACGGCTCGGGGAAGACCACCTTCCTGAAGATCGTGGCGGGCGACGAGCCCGCGAGCGACGGGAGCGTCAGCTTCCCGAAGGACGCCCGCGTGGGTGTGCTCCGGCAGGACCGGTTCCTCAGCGACGACCAGATCATCCTGGATCTCGCGATGATGGGTGATCGCGTCGTGTGGGAGGCGCTCGTCGAGTCGCGGCAGCTCGCGGAGGACGGCGGCGACGCCGGCCGGGTGGCCGACCTGGAGGATCGCATCCGCGCCCACGACGGGTACACGCTGGAGGCGCGCGCGAGCGCCGTCCTCGAGGGGCTCGGCATCCCCGTGGAGGCGCACCGGAGGCCGCTCTCCACGCTCTCGGGCGGCTTCAAGCTGCGCGTGCTGCTCGCGCAGGTGCTCCTCGGCGGCGCGGACGTGCTGCTGCTCGACGAGCCCACGAACCACCTCGACATCCTCTCCATCCGCTGGCTCGAGAAGTTCCTCGCCGGCTACAAGGGCTGCGCGCTCGTCATCTCCCACGACCAGCGCTTCCTCGACAACGTCGCCACGCACATCCTCGACGTCGACTACGAGACCATCACGCTCTACACGGGCAACTACGCCGCGTTCGTCGTCGAAAAGCAGGCGATCCGCGAGCGCAAGCAGGCCGAGATCGCCCGCGCCGAGAAGATCATCGCGGACAAGCGCGCGTTCGTGGAGCGGTTCGGCGCGAAGGCGACGAAGGCGCGCCAGGCGCAGAGCCGGCTCAAGCAGATCGAGAAGATCGAGGTCGAGGAGCTCGCCGACACGTCGCGGCGTTCACCGGTGTTCCGGTTCGCGATCCAGAGGCCGAGCGGGCGCGACGTGCTCGAGGCGAAGGGGATCTCGAAATCGTACGGCGCGAAGCAGGTGCTGCGCGACGTCTCGCTGTCGGTGCGGCGGGGCGAGCGGGTCGCGGTGATCGGGCCGAACGGGCTCGGCAAATCGACCCTGCTCAAGATCCTCGTGGGCCGGCTCGCGGCCGACGCCGGCGGCGCGTCGTGGGGGCACGAGGCCCGCGTCGGCTACTTCGCGCAGGATCACCGCGAGCTGCTCGTCGACGGGTCGATGACGCCGCTCTCCTTCCTGTGGGCGGCGTGCCCCGACGAGTCGCCGAGCTACGTCCGCGGCCAGCTCGGCAAGGCGCTGTTCTCTGGCAACGACGTCGAGAAGAGCGTGGGCTCGCTCTCCGGCGGCGAGGCGGCGCGGCTCATCTTCTGCCGGATCATCGTCGAGCGGCCCAACGTGCTCGTGCTCGACGAGCCGACCAACCACCTCGATCTCGAGGCGATCCAGGGGCTCGTCGAGGGGCTCAAGGCGTTCGAGGGGACGGTGCTCTTCGTCTCGCACGATCGCTATTTCGTGTCCGAGCTGGCGACGCGCATCCTCGAGGTCACGCCGAGCGGGCCGCGCGATTTCCCAGGCACCTACGAGGAGTACCTGGCCGGCTGCGGCGACGATCACCTCGACGCCGACACGGTGGTGCTCAAGGCGAAGCGCGACCACCAGAAGGCGGCCGCGCCGGCCGAGGCGGGCGGCTCCTGGGAGGAGCAGAAGCGGCGTCGCAACCGGCAGAAGGAGCTGCCCGCGCGGCGCGACAAGGTGCTCGCGTCCATCGAGGCGGCCGAGGCGCGAAAGAAGGCGATCCACGACCTCTACTGCAGCGACGGCTTCTTCGAGCGCACCGGGCAGGCCGAGATCGCGGCGCTCCAGGCCGAGGACGAGGCGCTCGGGCCGCGCATCGACGCGCTCATGGCGGAGTGGGAGCAGATCGAGCAGGAGATCGCGGAGCTCGGGGCGGTCCAGGCGCAGTGA
- a CDS encoding sugar ABC transporter permease, whose amino-acid sequence MSEAKLRVRIPWRALSMVGSLIAIWIAFSITTDGTFVTPRNLTLLARQMSVTSILAIGMVMVIVSGQIDLSVGALAGLLGASSAMIYVSLGWPLPAAFVLPLLLGAVLGFVQGTLVARLRIPPFIVTLGGMLIFQGSMLGLTGGVSISPARPYLFVGQAYVPHALGWAGAGVLCVGLLYKAARATGSARYPWIGLAVFSVAFAALMNSYEGVPFPVLVVLVLATAFTVLAKHTTFGRHLYAIGGNREAAFYSGISIDRHLIAVFTLMGVMAGIAGVVLTARVGSATSDAGRMMELDAIAAAVIGGTSLLGGQGTIWGALLGALVMASLDNGMSLMNTESFWQPIIKGIILILAVGIDMASRKTRSH is encoded by the coding sequence ATGAGCGAGGCCAAGCTTCGCGTGCGTATCCCCTGGCGCGCCCTCTCGATGGTGGGCTCGCTCATCGCGATCTGGATTGCCTTCTCCATCACGACGGATGGGACGTTCGTGACGCCGCGCAACCTGACGCTCCTCGCGCGGCAGATGTCGGTGACCTCGATCCTGGCCATCGGCATGGTGATGGTCATCGTCTCGGGGCAGATCGATCTCTCGGTGGGCGCGCTCGCCGGTCTGCTCGGCGCCTCATCGGCGATGATCTACGTGAGCCTCGGCTGGCCGCTGCCGGCCGCCTTCGTCCTGCCGCTCCTGCTCGGGGCCGTCCTTGGCTTCGTGCAGGGCACCCTCGTGGCGCGGCTGCGGATTCCCCCCTTCATCGTCACGCTCGGCGGGATGCTCATCTTCCAGGGATCCATGCTCGGCTTGACGGGCGGTGTGTCCATCTCGCCGGCACGTCCTTACCTGTTCGTGGGCCAGGCGTACGTGCCGCACGCCCTCGGCTGGGCGGGCGCTGGCGTCCTCTGCGTCGGGCTGCTGTACAAGGCGGCGCGCGCGACCGGCTCGGCGCGCTACCCGTGGATCGGGCTCGCCGTGTTCTCCGTCGCGTTCGCCGCCCTGATGAACTCCTACGAGGGAGTCCCGTTCCCCGTGCTGGTCGTGCTCGTGCTCGCGACCGCGTTCACGGTGCTCGCGAAGCACACGACGTTCGGGCGGCACCTCTACGCGATCGGCGGCAACCGAGAGGCGGCCTTCTACTCCGGCATCAGCATCGATCGTCACCTCATCGCCGTGTTCACGCTGATGGGCGTGATGGCGGGCATCGCGGGCGTGGTGCTCACCGCCCGCGTCGGCTCCGCGACCTCGGACGCCGGCCGGATGATGGAGCTCGACGCGATCGCGGCCGCCGTGATCGGCGGCACGTCGCTCCTCGGCGGTCAGGGCACCATCTGGGGCGCGCTGCTCGGCGCGCTCGTCATGGCCTCGCTCGACAACGGCATGAGCCTGATGAACACGGAGAGCTTCTGGCAGCCGATCATCAAGGGCATCATCCTCATCCTGGCCGTCGGCATCGACATGGCCAGCCGCAAGACAAGAAGTCACTGA
- a CDS encoding sugar ABC transporter ATP-binding protein has product MPLLELASITKQFPGVKALDGVSFDLQEGEIHALCGENGAGKSTLIKILCGYYPAGTYGGEIRLNGGVVQFSSMRSAEEHRIALIAQELALVPDLTVAENLVLGREPIRGGLIDWDAVRAVAREALARVGLDIDPERPIKELGIGQQQMVEIAKALLKDAKILVLDEPTAALTESGVRTLLGLLRDLRARGVSCIYISHRLEEVFEIADRITVLRDGKSITTQPRTALTPDNVISYMVGREVTNLYPCPPPPEGPVAMSVQGWSVEDAGHPGRYVLRDVSFEVRAGEVLGVGGLMGAGRTALLSTIFGAATSRVTGAISVRGGPATPPFKEPAQAIDAGIALVSEDRKRYGLVLEATLLDNITLATLRRFVKGLFLDHADREVTAVEQMKALRTKASGPLALANQLSGGNQQKIVIGKWLMTGPRVLLLDEPTRGIDVGAKAEIYQLIHKLASDGLAVVLVSSDLPELLGMSHRVLVLNQGRPTACLDRKDATAERVMAAATRKVME; this is encoded by the coding sequence ATGCCTCTCCTCGAGCTCGCATCGATCACGAAGCAGTTCCCCGGGGTGAAAGCCCTCGATGGCGTCTCGTTCGACCTCCAGGAAGGCGAGATTCACGCCCTCTGCGGCGAGAACGGCGCGGGTAAGAGTACCCTCATCAAGATCCTCTGCGGCTACTACCCCGCAGGCACCTACGGCGGCGAGATCCGCTTGAACGGCGGCGTCGTGCAGTTCAGCAGCATGCGCAGCGCCGAGGAGCACCGGATCGCGCTGATCGCGCAGGAGCTCGCGCTCGTGCCCGATCTCACCGTCGCCGAGAACCTCGTGCTCGGGCGCGAGCCCATCCGCGGGGGGCTCATCGACTGGGACGCGGTGCGGGCCGTGGCGCGGGAGGCGCTCGCGCGCGTCGGGCTCGACATCGATCCCGAGCGCCCGATCAAGGAGCTGGGCATCGGCCAGCAGCAGATGGTCGAGATCGCGAAGGCGCTGCTCAAGGACGCGAAGATCCTCGTCCTCGACGAGCCCACGGCGGCGCTCACCGAGTCTGGCGTGAGGACGTTGCTCGGCCTGCTCCGCGACCTGCGCGCCCGCGGCGTCTCCTGCATCTACATCAGCCACCGGCTCGAGGAGGTCTTCGAGATCGCCGATCGCATCACGGTCCTCCGTGACGGGAAGTCGATCACGACCCAGCCGCGGACCGCGCTCACGCCCGACAACGTCATCTCGTACATGGTCGGCCGCGAGGTGACGAACCTCTATCCCTGCCCCCCGCCGCCGGAGGGCCCTGTCGCGATGTCGGTCCAGGGCTGGTCGGTCGAGGACGCGGGGCACCCCGGGCGGTACGTGCTGCGCGACGTGAGCTTCGAGGTGCGCGCCGGCGAGGTGCTGGGCGTCGGCGGCCTCATGGGCGCCGGCCGCACCGCGCTCCTCTCGACGATATTTGGCGCTGCAACGAGCCGCGTCACCGGCGCGATCTCGGTCCGAGGCGGGCCCGCGACGCCGCCGTTCAAGGAGCCTGCGCAGGCGATCGACGCGGGCATCGCGCTCGTCAGCGAGGATCGCAAGCGCTACGGCCTCGTGCTCGAGGCGACCCTCCTCGACAACATCACGCTCGCGACCCTGCGGCGGTTCGTCAAGGGGCTCTTCCTCGATCACGCCGATCGGGAGGTCACTGCGGTCGAGCAGATGAAGGCGCTCCGGACCAAGGCGTCTGGGCCGCTCGCGCTCGCGAACCAGCTCTCGGGCGGCAACCAGCAGAAGATCGTGATCGGCAAATGGCTGATGACGGGGCCGCGCGTGCTGCTGCTCGACGAGCCGACCCGGGGAATCGACGTCGGTGCGAAGGCGGAGATCTACCAGCTCATCCACAAGCTCGCTTCGGATGGGCTCGCGGTGGTGCTCGTGTCCTCCGATCTACCGGAGCTGCTCGGCATGAGCCACCGCGTGCTGGTCCTCAACCAGGGCAGGCCGACGGCCTGCCTCGATCGGAAGGACGCGACCGCGGAGCGCGTGATGGCTGCTGCAACGAGGAAGGTGATGGAATGA
- a CDS encoding carbohydrate binding domain-containing protein: MKTRIFLRAFNLTVCGLAVAAFAACGGDDDGGGGGSGGAGSAGSTTSSGSVDPSTTTAASTGTTDPTTTSTAASTSASTGSGAGPQTIEMIDDMEDNDNAILAKGGRVGYWYTFNDGSEGATQTPPPDPEGTGEEPFTMTALEPARSQSTYAARSWGEGFETWGAGFGFDLNSPEGAKAAYDASAYTGITFWAKLGPGSGTSVTVLISDPGTDPTGGSCSECDAWQKSLAVTEEWQQFTIPFADLKQGGWGDPAGTDQIDATKLYAIQFQIGIAPKFDLYIDDLGFYN; the protein is encoded by the coding sequence ATGAAGACTAGAATTTTCCTGCGTGCCTTTAACTTGACGGTGTGTGGACTGGCTGTCGCGGCGTTCGCGGCGTGCGGCGGCGACGACGATGGTGGCGGCGGCGGGAGCGGGGGCGCTGGCAGCGCCGGCAGCACCACCTCCTCGGGCAGCGTGGATCCGTCGACCACGACGGCGGCGAGCACGGGGACCACCGATCCCACCACGACCTCGACGGCCGCGAGCACCTCGGCCTCGACGGGCTCGGGCGCCGGCCCTCAGACGATCGAGATGATCGATGACATGGAGGACAACGACAACGCCATCCTCGCCAAGGGCGGGCGGGTCGGTTACTGGTACACCTTCAATGACGGGTCAGAGGGGGCCACGCAGACGCCGCCGCCCGATCCGGAAGGGACCGGGGAGGAGCCTTTCACGATGACGGCGCTCGAGCCGGCGCGCTCGCAGAGCACGTACGCGGCGCGCTCGTGGGGAGAGGGCTTCGAGACGTGGGGCGCTGGCTTCGGCTTCGATCTGAACAGCCCCGAGGGGGCCAAGGCCGCCTATGACGCCTCGGCGTACACCGGAATCACGTTCTGGGCCAAACTCGGCCCGGGCTCCGGCACGAGCGTGACCGTCCTGATCTCCGATCCGGGCACGGATCCGACCGGCGGCTCCTGCTCGGAGTGCGACGCGTGGCAAAAGTCGCTCGCCGTCACCGAGGAGTGGCAGCAGTTCACGATTCCCTTCGCGGACCTGAAGCAGGGCGGCTGGGGCGATCCGGCGGGCACCGACCAGATCGACGCGACGAAGCTCTACGCGATCCAGTTCCAGATCGGCATCGCGCCCAAGTTCGACCTCTACATCGACGACCTCGGCTTCTACAACTGA
- a CDS encoding zinc-dependent alcohol dehydrogenase, with translation MRAICWNGVDDIVVESVPEPRLISPHDAIVRVSLSSVCGSDLHLLHGYVPTMKQGDILGHEFLGEVVETGAEVKRVQRGDRVVVASIIGCGRCAYCQRELWSLCENSNPHHVVADRVFGDTTAAIFGYSHAFGGFAGSHAEYVRVPFADHGAFKVPDGVRDESALFASDALSTGYMAAELCDIRPGQVVAVWGCGGVGQMAIKSAYLLGAERVIAIDRIADRLAMAKAHGGADALNYAEVDVQEALREMTGGRGPDACIDAVGMEADGTGLQYAVDRVKQAFRMQSDRPLVLREAMLACRKGGTVSIVGVYSGFADKIPLGALMNKALIVRTGQQHAQRYIPRLLDHIQRGDVDPSYLLTHRMCLDDGPRGYRLFEARTEGCMRAVFAP, from the coding sequence ATGCGCGCGATCTGCTGGAACGGGGTGGATGACATCGTCGTGGAGTCGGTGCCCGAGCCGAGGCTCATCAGCCCGCACGACGCCATCGTCCGCGTCTCGCTGTCGTCGGTGTGCGGCTCGGATCTGCACCTGCTCCACGGGTACGTCCCGACGATGAAGCAGGGCGACATCCTCGGGCACGAGTTCCTCGGCGAGGTCGTGGAGACCGGCGCGGAGGTGAAGCGGGTCCAGCGGGGCGATCGCGTCGTCGTGGCGTCGATCATCGGGTGTGGGCGGTGCGCGTATTGCCAGCGCGAGCTGTGGTCGCTCTGCGAGAACTCGAATCCTCATCACGTGGTGGCGGACAGGGTGTTCGGGGACACGACAGCCGCGATCTTCGGCTACTCGCACGCCTTCGGGGGCTTCGCGGGGAGCCACGCCGAGTACGTGCGCGTGCCGTTCGCCGATCACGGCGCGTTCAAGGTCCCCGACGGGGTGCGGGACGAGAGCGCCCTGTTCGCCTCCGACGCGCTCTCGACGGGCTACATGGCGGCCGAGCTCTGCGACATCCGCCCGGGCCAGGTCGTGGCCGTCTGGGGGTGCGGGGGCGTCGGTCAGATGGCGATCAAGAGCGCCTATCTCCTCGGCGCCGAGCGCGTCATCGCGATCGACCGGATCGCGGACCGCCTGGCGATGGCGAAGGCGCACGGGGGCGCCGACGCCCTCAACTACGCCGAGGTCGACGTCCAGGAGGCGCTCCGCGAGATGACGGGAGGGCGCGGCCCCGACGCCTGCATCGACGCGGTGGGCATGGAGGCCGACGGGACGGGCCTGCAGTACGCGGTCGATCGGGTGAAGCAGGCGTTCCGGATGCAGAGCGACCGCCCGCTCGTGCTGCGCGAGGCGATGCTGGCGTGCCGCAAGGGCGGCACGGTGTCCATCGTGGGCGTCTATTCCGGGTTCGCCGACAAGATCCCGCTCGGCGCGCTCATGAACAAGGCGCTCATCGTCAGGACCGGTCAGCAGCACGCACAGCGGTACATCCCGAGGCTGCTCGATCACATCCAGCGCGGCGACGTCGATCCGTCGTACCTCCTGACGCACCGGATGTGCCTGGATGACGGGCCGCGCGGATACCGCCTGTTCGAGGCGCGCACGGAGGGGTGCATGCGCGCGGTGTTCGCCCCCTGA
- a CDS encoding DUF4142 domain-containing protein produces the protein MMRHHFKHRVAITAALAASVIGSTAHAGGRGGHVHQGAQISQQQQPLRARLQPAEKRVSDGALVKVISAANQGEIAQAKIAIELARSREVKDFAREMIKAHTQAENDLGAHLRRLGIKAQPTRASAMLAAHSSIIAAHLRAQPVERFDQEYMAIQVRMHIYAVRILDEQVIPRVKDQELKQELQRIRDTAASHLKRAQAIQATLAEGQER, from the coding sequence ATGATGCGCCATCATTTCAAGCATCGCGTCGCGATCACCGCCGCGCTCGCCGCGAGCGTCATCGGCAGCACCGCGCACGCGGGTGGGCGGGGAGGTCATGTCCATCAGGGCGCGCAGATCTCCCAGCAGCAGCAGCCGCTACGGGCGAGGTTGCAGCCGGCGGAGAAACGGGTATCGGACGGCGCCCTCGTCAAGGTGATCTCCGCGGCGAACCAGGGTGAGATCGCCCAGGCGAAGATCGCCATCGAGCTGGCGAGGTCGCGCGAGGTGAAGGACTTCGCCCGGGAGATGATCAAGGCCCACACCCAGGCGGAGAACGACCTGGGCGCGCACCTCCGGCGCCTCGGGATCAAGGCACAGCCGACGCGGGCGAGCGCCATGCTCGCCGCGCACTCGTCCATCATCGCGGCGCACCTCCGCGCGCAACCGGTCGAGAGGTTCGACCAGGAGTACATGGCCATCCAGGTGAGGATGCACATCTATGCCGTGCGGATCCTGGACGAGCAGGTCATCCCGCGGGTGAAAGACCAGGAGCTGAAGCAGGAGCTCCAGCGCATTCGCGACACGGCGGCGAGCCACCTGAAGCGGGCGCAGGCCATCCAGGCGACGCTGGCGGAGGGGCAGGAGCGCTAG
- a CDS encoding 3'-5' exonuclease, translating into MPDRGFILTPTTRVVAGCPEIHLHAVMEDGAPALVIEDRFRPYFFVRARDEDAARRLADRRVSPQALETLDGEPVLRVDAALPRDVTALRDRLAEAGADALEADVRFPYRFLIDRGIRGAFAVSGPFELRPGVGRVYRNPTLVPASFVPRLRVLSLDIETSLDGECLYAISLAGAGGERCLLVRDEPVPGGLPSFVERFPDERTLLERFLELVAQADPDVLTGWNIPDFDLPALQRYCRRAGLPCALGRGDDEITILRDPGFSREARAVLPGRVVLDGLALLRGAFLRLDDYRLETAARTILGRGKLFGPDDRGEQIEASYRDDPARLAEYNLEDARLVRDLLEKTGLIELSVRRSLLTGMQLDRVGAQIAAIDSLYLPALRARGKVAPSVSREGPEGEAEIAGGLVLDSLPGLYRNIVVYDYKSLYPSLIRTFNIDPLTFVAGGAGPPEALIVTPGGAAFRRDEPGILPELVARLWDERAEARRQATSGARWPSRS; encoded by the coding sequence ATGCCTGACCGCGGCTTCATCCTCACGCCCACGACCCGCGTCGTCGCCGGGTGCCCGGAGATCCACCTCCACGCGGTGATGGAGGACGGCGCGCCGGCGCTCGTCATCGAGGACAGGTTCAGGCCCTACTTCTTCGTGCGCGCCCGCGACGAGGACGCCGCGCGGCGGCTCGCCGACCGCCGCGTCTCCCCGCAGGCGCTCGAGACGCTCGACGGAGAGCCGGTCCTGCGCGTCGACGCGGCGCTCCCCCGGGACGTCACGGCGCTGCGCGACAGGCTGGCGGAGGCCGGCGCCGACGCCCTCGAGGCGGACGTGCGCTTTCCCTACCGCTTTCTCATCGATCGCGGCATCCGCGGGGCGTTCGCGGTCTCCGGGCCTTTCGAGCTCCGCCCGGGCGTCGGGCGCGTGTACCGCAATCCCACGCTCGTGCCCGCGAGCTTCGTCCCCCGCCTCCGCGTGCTCTCGCTCGATATCGAGACGAGCCTCGACGGCGAGTGCCTCTATGCCATCAGCCTCGCGGGGGCGGGCGGCGAGCGCTGCCTCCTCGTCCGCGACGAGCCGGTGCCCGGCGGACTCCCCTCCTTCGTCGAGCGCTTCCCTGACGAGCGGACGCTCCTCGAGCGCTTCCTCGAGCTCGTCGCCCAGGCGGACCCCGACGTCCTCACCGGCTGGAACATCCCGGATTTCGATCTGCCCGCGCTCCAGCGCTATTGCCGGCGCGCCGGGCTCCCGTGCGCGCTCGGGAGGGGCGATGACGAGATCACGATCCTGCGCGATCCGGGCTTCTCGCGCGAGGCGCGCGCCGTCCTGCCGGGGCGGGTGGTGCTCGACGGCCTCGCGCTCCTCCGCGGCGCCTTCCTGCGGCTCGACGATTACCGCCTCGAGACCGCCGCCCGGACGATCCTCGGGCGCGGCAAGCTGTTCGGCCCAGACGACCGGGGCGAGCAGATCGAGGCGTCGTACCGCGACGATCCGGCGCGGCTCGCGGAGTACAACCTCGAGGACGCACGCCTCGTCCGGGATCTGCTGGAGAAGACGGGGCTCATCGAGCTCTCGGTGCGGAGGAGCCTGCTCACCGGAATGCAGCTCGACCGCGTGGGGGCGCAGATCGCCGCGATCGACTCGCTCTACCTGCCGGCGCTCCGCGCCCGCGGCAAGGTCGCGCCCTCGGTATCGAGGGAGGGGCCGGAGGGAGAGGCGGAGATCGCCGGCGGCCTCGTGCTCGATTCGCTCCCGGGGCTCTACCGCAACATCGTGGTGTACGATTACAAGAGCCTCTATCCGAGCCTCATTCGCACCTTCAACATCGACCCGCTGACGTTCGTCGCCGGGGGCGCCGGGCCGCCCGAGGCGCTCATCGTGACGCCGGGCGGCGCGGCCTTCCGGCGCGACGAGCCGGGCATCTTGCCCGAGCTCGTCGCGCGCCTCTGGGACGAGCGGGCCGAGGCGCGGCGGCAGGCGACGAGCGGGGCGCGATGGCCATCAAGATCCTGA
- a CDS encoding DNA polymerase domain-containing protein → MAIKILMNSLFGVLGSPASRLFSPEVANAITRAGQHVIRRTAEAVRRAGHRVLYGDTDSLFVDIGEPDTTRAVARAEELREAISGSVAAEIARTFGCESRLELEFEKVYARFLLPELRGAAQGSKKRYAGLVAGEGGDKLEIVGLEAVRRDASAVARRFQRELLDLVFHDRPVEGFVRSFVTELRAGRFDAELVYKKALRKPLGAYTKTTPPHVKAARKLGGDAGRIVAYVITRAGPEPAGQTTAPPDYDHYVSQQLKPIADAVLRWLGGADFDEMTGARRQLSLF, encoded by the coding sequence ATGGCCATCAAGATCCTGATGAACTCGCTCTTCGGCGTGCTCGGCTCTCCCGCGTCGCGCCTGTTCTCCCCGGAGGTCGCGAACGCGATCACGCGCGCCGGGCAGCACGTCATCCGGCGCACGGCCGAGGCGGTGCGGAGGGCCGGGCACCGGGTGCTTTACGGAGATACCGACTCTCTCTTCGTCGATATCGGCGAGCCCGACACGACGCGCGCCGTCGCCCGGGCCGAGGAGCTCCGCGAGGCCATCTCCGGGTCGGTCGCCGCCGAGATCGCGAGGACGTTCGGCTGCGAGAGCCGGCTGGAGCTCGAGTTCGAGAAGGTCTATGCGCGCTTCCTCCTGCCCGAGCTGCGCGGCGCCGCGCAGGGCAGCAAGAAGCGCTATGCCGGCCTGGTCGCCGGGGAGGGCGGCGACAAGCTCGAGATCGTCGGGCTCGAGGCGGTCCGGCGCGACGCGAGCGCGGTGGCGCGGCGCTTCCAGCGGGAGCTGCTCGACCTGGTCTTCCACGATCGCCCGGTGGAGGGCTTCGTGCGGAGCTTCGTGACGGAGCTCCGCGCGGGGCGGTTCGACGCGGAGCTCGTCTACAAGAAGGCGCTGAGGAAGCCGCTCGGCGCTTACACGAAGACGACGCCGCCGCACGTGAAGGCGGCCCGCAAGCTGGGCGGGGACGCGGGGAGGATCGTGGCCTATGTGATCACGCGCGCCGGCCCGGAGCCGGCGGGCCAGACGACGGCGCCGCCGGACTACGATCATTACGTGTCGCAGCAGCTCAAGCCGATCGCGGACGCGGTGCTGCGGTGGCTGGGCGGGGCCGATTTCGATGAGATGACGGGCGCGCGGCGGCAGCTCTCGCTGTTCTGA